The Oncorhynchus masou masou isolate Uvic2021 unplaced genomic scaffold, UVic_Omas_1.1 unplaced_scaffold_881, whole genome shotgun sequence genome has a window encoding:
- the LOC135537987 gene encoding interleukin-17C-like has protein sequence MTRMLVLCICGCLSFVWLSSAKRCFNQSSADRRASRFIMSIHSFRTAVSDSIHLQPDWDRQSCPSFKLPTVSLSSVQYNNRSLSPWRYRIDERENRIPAKILVAECLYEGCIVNKHEDKTYNSVPVLVTITVLQKTVCPGNPRLYLVTVDSCDIAVACTCVVPRQMI, from the exons ATGACACGG ATGTTAGTTCTTTGCATCTGCGGTTGCCTGAGTTTTGTATGGCTGTCGTCAGCAAAGAGATGTTTCAATCAGAGCAGTGCGGATCGGCGGGCTTCAAGGTTCATCATGAGCATCCACAGCTTTAGGACGGCTGTGTCTGACAGCATCCACCTGCAACCGGACTGGGACAGACAGAGCTGCCCCAGCTTCAAACTCCCCACTGTGTCTCTGTCATCGGTGCAATACAAcaaccgctctctctccccctggcggTACAG AATcgatgagagagagaacaggattcCTGCTAAAATCCTGGTGGCTGAGTGTCTGTATGAGGGCTGCATCGTCAACAAGCACGAGGACAAGACATATAACTCTGTCCCCGTGTTGGTCACTATCACCGTGCTCCAGAAGACTGTGTGCCCTGGCAACCCTCGACTCTACCTGGTGACAGTAGACTCGTGTGACATCGCTGTGGCATGCACATGTGTTGTACCCAGACAGATGATTTAA